A single genomic interval of Alcaligenes sp. SDU_A2 harbors:
- a CDS encoding ABC transporter substrate-binding protein, producing the protein MQRRDLLRALLAAPLIGHGLGGRALAQPAQASQSPVHQTVAGVLPDAAQVRTVVAAGPPAAVLVYCLSPQALAGWPFQLAAPSLAMLRQAGYERPYLGRLAGRGSTLSLERLLALKPDLVLDIGDVNPYYESAARAVQEQTGVPYVLLGGRLQDSPAQLEQAGQMVGQAERGQQLADSARAILARVQAAAATRAGAVKAYLARGNDGLETGLGQSIHTEVLRLCGLTVMGDARQDNRLGRISHEQLLAWEPDMLFAQDDVFYQQARTQAPWNHLRAVREGRIYRAPAWPFGWLDGPPGINRLAGLIWLNALLEGPQAVPGMIRDLCAFYALFYGLVFTPVQMEQLLLGQAPAGGKV; encoded by the coding sequence GTGCAGCGTAGAGATTTACTGCGAGCCTTGCTGGCCGCGCCTTTGATCGGGCATGGCCTGGGAGGGCGGGCGCTGGCCCAGCCTGCCCAGGCGAGCCAGTCTCCGGTCCATCAGACGGTAGCCGGGGTGCTGCCCGACGCGGCGCAGGTACGCACGGTGGTGGCCGCCGGGCCGCCTGCTGCGGTGCTGGTGTATTGCCTGTCGCCGCAGGCCTTGGCTGGCTGGCCTTTTCAACTGGCCGCTCCGTCCCTGGCTATGTTGCGCCAGGCCGGTTACGAGCGCCCCTATCTGGGGCGTTTGGCGGGTCGAGGCAGTACCTTGTCGCTCGAGCGTCTGCTTGCTTTGAAGCCGGATCTGGTGCTGGATATCGGCGATGTGAATCCTTATTACGAGTCCGCCGCGCGCGCGGTTCAGGAGCAGACGGGCGTGCCCTATGTGCTTCTGGGGGGGCGTTTGCAGGATAGCCCTGCCCAACTGGAGCAGGCTGGCCAGATGGTGGGGCAGGCCGAGCGCGGTCAGCAACTGGCTGATAGCGCTCGGGCGATCCTGGCACGCGTCCAGGCGGCTGCCGCCACGCGTGCCGGCGCAGTGAAAGCGTACCTGGCACGCGGCAACGACGGCCTGGAAACCGGACTGGGGCAGTCCATACATACAGAGGTGTTGCGTCTGTGCGGCCTGACCGTTATGGGCGATGCCCGGCAGGACAATCGGCTGGGGCGTATTTCCCACGAACAGTTGCTGGCCTGGGAGCCGGATATGCTGTTCGCCCAGGACGATGTTTTTTATCAGCAAGCCCGCACTCAGGCTCCCTGGAATCATCTCAGGGCGGTGCGCGAGGGGCGGATCTACCGCGCCCCGGCATGGCCTTTCGGCTGGCTGGATGGCCCGCCGGGCATTAACCGCCTGGCCGGTCTGATCTGGCTGAATGCTTTGTTGGAGGGGCCGCAGGCCGTGCCGGGCATGATCCGCGATTTGTGCGCTTTCTACGCCTTGTTCTATGGCCTTGTTTTTACTCCTGTTCAGATGGAGCAATTGCTGCTTGGACAGGCTCCGGCCGGGGGCAAGGTGTGA
- a CDS encoding FecCD family ABC transporter permease encodes MIERLPYPVLLAVLAASLGGLVVLALGQGAYPLASGQVVRALAAGWWAQGADHSVRVVWELRLPRIAAALLVGAALSAAGAAYQTMFRNPLVSPDILGVSSGAGLGAILGIFLNVSLLGVQLSAFVGGLLAVGCVLVLAGRLRQYPPTLILVLAGMAIATLLGAGISLIKILADPYAQLPSMTFWLLGGLSAVRSHEMLPASLMVLGSLLPVWLLRWRINVLALQDDEARSLGMPVSALRCALIVCATLMTAVSVALAGIIGWVGLLVPHMARLIVGPDFARLLPVCILLGAAFLLLADTLARSVGTLELPLGVLTALVGAPGFLFLLARSGRPA; translated from the coding sequence GTGATCGAGCGCCTGCCCTATCCGGTCCTGCTGGCCGTGCTGGCGGCCAGTCTGGGCGGCCTGGTCGTTCTGGCTTTGGGGCAAGGGGCCTATCCGCTGGCAAGCGGGCAAGTAGTGCGTGCCTTGGCGGCTGGGTGGTGGGCGCAGGGCGCAGACCATAGCGTACGGGTCGTGTGGGAGCTGCGTTTGCCGCGCATTGCGGCGGCCCTGCTGGTGGGGGCGGCGTTGTCGGCAGCCGGCGCGGCGTACCAGACCATGTTTCGCAACCCCCTGGTATCGCCCGACATTCTGGGTGTTTCCTCCGGAGCCGGATTGGGCGCGATTCTGGGTATTTTCCTGAATGTCTCGTTGCTGGGAGTGCAACTGTCTGCTTTCGTTGGTGGTTTGCTGGCGGTGGGTTGTGTGCTTGTGTTGGCGGGCCGATTGCGGCAGTACCCGCCTACCTTGATTCTGGTGTTGGCCGGCATGGCGATCGCCACCTTGTTGGGGGCCGGTATTTCCCTGATCAAGATTCTGGCCGATCCGTATGCGCAACTGCCATCGATGACTTTTTGGCTGCTGGGTGGGTTAAGTGCGGTGCGTTCGCACGAAATGTTGCCTGCAAGCCTGATGGTTCTGGGCAGTTTGCTGCCGGTGTGGCTATTGCGTTGGCGCATCAATGTGTTGGCCTTGCAGGACGATGAAGCTCGTTCGCTGGGCATGCCGGTATCGGCCTTGCGTTGCGCCCTGATTGTGTGCGCCACATTGATGACGGCGGTGTCGGTTGCCCTGGCCGGTATCATCGGCTGGGTGGGTTTGCTGGTGCCGCACATGGCCCGTTTGATCGTCGGCCCTGATTTTGCGCGTTTGTTGCCGGTTTGCATTTTGTTGGGTGCCGCCTTTTTGCTGTTGGCCGACACACTAGCCCGCAGCGTAGGGACACTGGAGTTGCCGTTAGGCGTTTTGACGGCGCTGGTGGGCGCGCCGGGCTTTCTGTTTCTGCTGGCTCGCAGCGGGAGACCGGCATGA